In one window of Plasmodium berghei ANKA genome assembly, chromosome: 14 DNA:
- a CDS encoding importin subunit beta, putative — MELNNISQILYGTVDPNIDVRTEAENKLKQAKETNIVQYINQLFNEFCKSQNDPYLRQIAGLLIKNAFVSKDNYESEEKARIWLNFPENIKNDLKNSLLNLLDQHGEKIVIGTACQIISIITKIELSYNKSSELLHKLVNNIIEKNAYTKKSSTICLAYLTEDIADICNESKTKYVFTQPDLDLILTAIINSLCEPAEESIHCANMKVLYNLMSFIDHNFKTQVERDIIMKTVIDGCKDNERLTVQVAAYECLINIVSYFYSYLDAYMYAIGPLTWEAIESDNERIAISAIEFWNTVCEEETFIDQYELDEGKKNHNIVKQAMVFLLPKIFNAMITQESEDIDIDAWTLSMASATFLALSAQLLKNDIVEPVISFVEENFIHEDWRRRDAAVLAYGSIMEGPDTEKLKPLVEESVGQLSEVLRDPSVSVRDTAAWTIGKITQYHSEIIYNVLGNYNDNNSLYGILLERLNDYPRVAANVCWVFNQLAVNKRSSYNKLENTYTTDLDDSFCVLCKKLIDVTSREDADTRNLREAAFNALNVVILNVSDNCLKYMIELLSHMMYLLTNTYLNPLTEEVKSLQGYYCGTMQFIINRLGNQCKPFLKPIYLCIFRLFEIRSDICEDALLACSAIINVMGNDFREHLKTFLNVIFKGLKNVSETSTCKICIEMISDICIPWTCDMEKEMENILECLWEALRSFGVHDSIKISILTVLGDIATALNKSFSKYLNFFANILLETSKITIASGSPENDDWISYIFELRDAILLTYSNIIYALIDGKEINKLKMYIPNILDFIELILIKEINHFNAQNFQNSVSLLGDLVHAYGYELIENSKLTDLIISVYGKIDILSSQRDEKCESCVSKIKWLKKICNARLGQK; from the coding sequence atggaattaaataatatttctcaGATTTTGTATGGAACAGTTGATCCAAATATAGATGTAAGAACAGAAGCAGAAAATAAACTAAAACAAGCAAAAGAAACTAATATTgtacaatatataaatcaatTATTTAACGAATTTTGTAAAAGTCAAAATGATCCTTATCTTAGACAAATAGCAGGTTtacttataaaaaatgcatttGTTTCTAAAGATAATTATGAAAGTGAAGAAAAAGCAAGAATATGGTTAAATTTTcctgaaaatataaaaaacgatttaaaaaattcattattaaatttattagaTCAACATGGTgaaaaaatagttataGGAACTGCTTGTCAAATAATATCTATTATTACTAAAATTGaattatcatataataaatcgtcagaattattacataaattagtaaataatataatcgaaaaaaatgcatatactAAAAAGTCATCAACAATATGTTTAGCATATTTAACAGAAGATATAGCAGATATATGTAACGAAAgcaaaacaaaatatgtatttacACAACCCGATTTAGATTTAATATTAACTGCAATAATAAACTCACTTTGTGAACCCGCAGAAGAATCAATACATTGCGCAAATATGaaagtattatataatttgatgTCATTCATTGATCATAATTTCAAAACACAAGTTGAACGCGATATTATCATGAAAACAGTTATAGATGGATGTAAAGATAATGAAAGACTAACAGTTCAAGTAGCTGCTTATGAatgtttaataaatatagtaagttatttttattcctatttagatgcatatatgtatgcaaTAGGACCATTGACATGGGAAGCAATAGAATCAGATAATGAAAGAATAGCTATAAGTGCTATCGAATTTTGGAATACGGTTTGTGAAGAAGAAACTTTTATAGATCAATATGAATTAGATGaagggaaaaaaaatcataatataGTTAAACAAGCAAtggtttttttattacctaaaatatttaatgcTATGATTACACAAGAAAGTGAAGATATAGATATAGATGCGTGGACATTATCTATGGCTTCAGCTACATTTTTAGCATTAAGTGCacaattattaaaaaatgatatagtAGAACCTGTTATATCATTTGTtgaagaaaattttatacatGAAGATTGGAGGCGAAGAGATGCAGCCGTATTAGCTTATGGATCTATTATGGAAGGTCCAGATactgaaaaattaaaaccATTAGTTGAAGAATCTGTTGGTCAATTATCTGAAGTTTTAAGAGATCCCTCAGTTTCTGTACGTGATACAGCAGCATGGACAATTGGAAAAATAACTCAATATCATTCcgaaattatttataatgtgttaggaaattataatgataataattcattatatggtatattattagaaaGATTAAATGATTATCCAAGAGTAGCAGCTAATGTTTGTTGGGTATTTAACCAGCTAGCTGTTAATAAAAGAagttcatataataaattagaaaatacatatacaaCTGATTTAGATGATTCATTTTGTGTTTTGtgcaaaaaattaatagatGTTACATCTCGAGAAGATGCAGATACTCGAAATTTAAGAGAAGCAGCTTTTAATGCATTAAATGTAGTTATATTGAATGTGTCAGATAACtgtttaaaatatatgatcgAATTATTATCGCATATGATGTATTTACTAACAAATACTTATTTGAATCCATTAACCGAAGAAGTGAAATCTTTACAAGGATACTATTGTGGAACAATgcaatttattattaacagGTTAGGTAATCAATGTAAACCTTTTCTTAAacctatatatttatgtatatttagaTTATTTGAAATTAGAAGTGATATTTGTGAAGATGCATTATTAGCATGTAGTGCAATTATAAATGTAATGGGCAATGATTTCCGAGAACATCTCAAAACCTTTttaaatgttatatttaaaggtttaaaaaatgtgtcAGAAACATCAACATGTAAAATTTGTATTGAAATGATATCAGATATATGTATACCTTGGACATGTGATATGGAAAAagaaatggaaaatatattagaatGTTTATGGGAAGCTTTGAGATCATTTGGAGTGCATGACTCTATAAAAATTAGTATATTAACTGTGTTAGGAGATATTGCAACAGCTTTAAATAAAAgcttttcaaaatatttaaatttttttgcaaatatattgttaGAAACATCAAAAATTACAATCGCTTCAGGATCACCTGAAAATGATGATTGGATCAGTTATATTTTCGAATTAAGAGATgcaatattattaacataCAGTAACATTATTTATGCATTAATTGATggaaaagaaataaataaattaaaaatgtatataccTAATATACTAGATTTTATCGAATTAATactaataaaagaaattaatCATTTTAATGctcaaaattttcaaaattccGTTTCACTATTAGGGGATTTAGTTCATGCCTATGGTTATGAGCTAATagaaaattcaaaattaaCAGATTTAATTATATCTGTATATGGAAAAATTGATATTTTATCCAGCCAAAGAGATGAAAAATGTGAGTCATGTGTTTCTAAAATAAAGTGGCTTAAGAAAATATGCAACGCTAGACTCGGTCAAAAGTAG
- a CDS encoding heptatricopeptide repeat and RAP domain-containing protein, putative: MCICISNCAINITKITKAFLNINEKKYIRTGKFNDLVCKKKILNESIENKLNEVSKQDINQVNILKLFSIDEIKSGIPRRYNKRKTGSIHESKKNNENREKYENETLSNINKPADNCNSIRKVCANQNKIILKKNDNTQNSIKNYVETEFFYEKHPNFIEDKNSHIVNNRYNIMASKKKSNKKNYNQYVILNKLFRKKYICIENNIKLVDSYINKKYHIEVKKRNNNQNGQANSDTNDNNVFNYSEERSIQLLDEINEKDKFQNKKQDIDNKKNNNNELQISSVDYENKNRIIKKIYKASINHVRDENLWKKYVQNVFTISAYLDASEIVILFWCFSKIGYRDNRLINLLSSIILKKINELSCCALSLLLNSFKKLEIKKYDTIELLTNQFCFHVSNWKFQDIALVANSLAFFYIYHKNFWKKCILKLQQNYNFSHPLHLCLVISSFARLDIREGNILLCLFRSSKKLASYFSPNNLALVIHSFAKLKFNHPRFFNYLYQFVHKYLDKQLLGKQKKGDEKNDEENFEKNNEATNDNYKYEYPKLNEQNKLFDLQSLVLLLFSCTCLISCTEQMILKLTYLIIPNQNFLGNHKIDKLKYVSDYLQYFFPLTFEKFPEEIKKFYYYIDRYEIKNKKKLKYNARWITEVSRILTKINVNHLRNVYINNICADIMLPDSNIIIMCLGPYSYYVNSLLTTSISDLKKNILEKKKYNVITLNYHDWNKLNDYEDKINFLYSFGRNAANYFFFNTTKDIENNINPNMSLKNVENSESWENDQSIKKYSYELCQEQESENNFSDEDNEIIDFIKKGICVNDQKENIDSYDVNDIKFFLNNTPNHEK; this comes from the coding sequence atgtgtattTGTATCAGCAATTGTGCTATTAacattacaaaaataaccaaagcatttttaaatataaatgaaaaaaaatatataaggaCAGGAAAGTTTAATGATTTGgtatgcaaaaaaaaaatcctAAATGAGagtattgaaaataaattaaacgAAGTAAGTAAACAGGATATAAATCAAGTCAACATTTTAAAGCTATTTAGTattgatgaaataaaaagtgGGATACCGAGGAGGTACAACAAAAGGAAAACGGGTTCTATTCATGagagtaaaaaaaataatgaaaatcgtgaaaaatatgaaaatgaaacatTGAGCAATATTAATAAGCCTGCTGATAACTGCAATAGCATAAGAAAAGTGTGTGcgaatcaaaataaaattattttaaaaaaaaatgataatacacaaaatagtataaaaaattatgtagaaacagaatttttttatgaaaaacatccaaattttatagaagataaaaatagcCATATTGTTAACAATAGGTATAACATCATGGcttcgaaaaaaaaaagcaataaaaaaaactataatCAATATGTAATACtcaataaattatttagaaaaaaatatatatgcattgaAAATAACATTAAACTTGTAGATAGCTATATTAATAAGAAGTATCATATAGAAGTGAAGAAGAGGAATAATAATCAGAATGGGCAAGCAAATAGTGACacaaatgataataatgtCTTTAATTATTCTGAAGAAAGATCTATACAACTTTTGGACgaaattaatgaaaaagacAAATTCCAAAATAAGAAACAAGACATtgacaataaaaaaaataacaataacgAATTACAAATAAGTTCCGTGGATTAtgagaataaaaatagaattataaaaaaaatatataaagcaTCAATTAATCATGTTAGAGATGAAAatttatggaaaaaatatgttcaGAATGTTTTCACTATATCCGCATATTTAGATGCAAGTGAAATagtaattttattttggtgCTTTAGTAAAATTGGATATCGAGATAATcgattaataaatttattaagttctattattttaaaaaaaataaatgaattaagTTGTTGTGCATTATCACTTTTATTAAAcagttttaaaaaattagaaataaaaaaatatgatactatagaattattaacaaatcaattttgttttcatGTATCGAATTGGAAATTTCAAGATATAGCTCTAGTAGCAAATTCTttagcatttttttatatatatcataaaaatttttggaaaaaatgtatattaaaattacaGCAAAATTATAACTTTTCACATCCATTGCATTTGTGTTTAgttatttcttcatttgCTAGACTAGATATTAGAGAAggtaatatattattatgtttatttcGATCTAGTAAAAAACTTGCAAGTTATTTCTCTCCAAATAATTTAGCTTTAGTTATTCATTCTTTtgcaaaattaaaatttaaccATCCCcgattttttaattatctGTATCAGTTtgttcataaatatttagaCAAACAATTATTAGGAAAACAGAAAAAAGgagatgaaaaaaatgacgaagaaaattttgaaaaaaataatgaagcCACTAATGATAATTACAAATATGAATATCCTAAAttaaatgaacaaaataagtTGTTTGATTTGCAATCCCTCGTTTTGCTACTTTTTTCATGTACTTGCTTAATTTCATGTACTGAACAAATGATCCTAAAGCTTACTTATTTAATAATCCcaaatcaaaattttttaggAAATCATAAAATAGACAAATTAAAATACGTAAGTGATTATttgcaatatttttttcctttgacatttgaaaaatttcctgaagaaataaaaaaattttattattatattgatagatatgaaataaaaaataaaaaaaaattaaaatataatgcaCGATGGATAACTGAAGTATCAAgaattttaacaaaaataaatgttaaTCATTTAagaaatgtatatataaataatatatgtgcaGATATAATGTTACCCGATtctaatataataattatgtgCTTAGGCCCTTATAGTTATTATGTAAATTCTTTATTAACCACATCTATAtctgatttaaaaaaaaatattcttgaaaaaaaaaaatataatgtaaTTACTCTCAATTATCATGATTggaataaattaaatgattaTGAAGATAAAATTAACTTTCTTTATAGTTTTGGGCGTAATGCTgctaattattttttttttaatacgACAAAagatatagaaaataatataaaccCAAATATGTCTCTAAAAAATGTTGAAAATTCTGAAAGCTGGGAAAATGACcaaagtataaaaaaatattcttatGAACTTTGTCAAGAACAAGAAAGTGAAAATAACTTTTCAGACGaagataatgaaataattgattttataaaaaagggTATTTGCGTTAATGAccaaaaagaaaatatagattCCTATGACGTcaatgatataaaattttttttgaataatacCCCGAAccatgaaaaataa
- a CDS encoding selenoprotein, putative, whose protein sequence is MVLKRVYLFVVLILFYISIPYADAGUSKTLHIKLPNEDDDYLGKLINIFNNICTYSLNNKKKIAKIITTSLLSGYTLNSLYNSGITFKKDPHYSLFFPSNEYIKNVFKKLKKNYEIKTKLKKDQIFERDIICYDNQSINNVEMYVPNNLKKFLNFFPDKLKVASLYNFSKYEEFKDFKNLFNYVKVMKHQNDIFIFHGKLKKKCWIHIPMKYNITKSETGDITTLTIIPLYKYYSDYVIEIQFVKQNNNMKFITSIKSKENNKKNTNLYYKNIIKNIAMYFTYDLFNGIHNNLEIFYKRGAKLRKISFIRPNTLLAKKNSKGTYRAPLFKHYKLKTKKI, encoded by the coding sequence ATGGTTTTGAAAAGGGTTTATCTTTTTGttgtattaattttattttatatatcaataCCATATGCTGATGCAGGATGATCTAAAACGttgcatataaaattacCAAATGAAGATGATGATTATTTAGGAAAATTAAtcaacatttttaataatatatgcacttattcattaaataataaaaagaaaattgccaaaattataacaacATCATTACTTTCTGGGTACACTCTCAATTCATTGTACAACTCGGGTATTACATTTAAAAAGGATCCACActattctttatttttcccatcaaatgaatatattaaaaatgtgtttaaaaaattaaaaaaaaattatgaaataaaaacgaaattaaaaaaagaccAAATATTTGAAAGAGACATAATATGCTATGATAATCAAAGCATAAATAATGTAGAAATGTATGTTCCcaacaatttaaaaaaattcctGAATTTTTTCCCTGACAAATTAAAAGTGGCATCactatataatttttcaaaatatgaaGAATTCAAAGATTTCAAAAACCTATTCAACTATGTTAAGGTAATGAAACATcaaaatgatatttttatatttcatggaaaattaaaaaaaaaatgttggATACATATACcaatgaaatataatattacgAAATCTGAAACTGGTGATATTACCACTTTAACAATTATTCcattatacaaatattattcaGATTATGTTATTGAAATTCAATTTGtgaaacaaaataataatatgaagtTTATCACATCAATTAAAtcaaaagaaaataataaaaaaaatacaaatttatattataaaaatataataaaaaatatagctatgtattttacatatgatttatttaatgGAATACATAACAACctagaaatattttataaaagagGTGCAAAACTTCGTAAAATTAGTTTTATTAGACCAAACACCTTAttagcaaaaaaaaattcaaaaggGACATACCGTGCTCCATTATTTAAGCATTATAagttaaaaacaaaaaaaatataa
- a CDS encoding superoxide dismutase [Fe], putative — protein sequence MAITLPKLKYALNALSPHISEETLSFHYNKHHAGYVNKLNGLIKDTPLANKSLTDILKESTGAIFNNAAQIWNHSFYWDSMGPNCGGEPHGEIKEKIQEDFGSFNNFKDQFSNVLCGHFGSGWGWLALNKNNKLVILQTHDAGNPIKENTGIPILTCDVWEHAYYIDYRNDRLSYVKAWWNLVNWNFANENLKNALNK from the coding sequence atggcGATAACCCTACccaaattaaaatatgcattaaATGCATTATCGCCCCATATAAGTGAAGAAACATTAAGTTTTCACTATAATAAGCATCATGCTGGTTATGTAAATAAGCTAAACGGATTAATCAAGGATACCCCATTAGCTAATAAATCTTTAACAGacattttaaaagaatCTACAGGTGCTATCTTTAATAATGCAGCGCAAATATGGAATCATAGTTTTTATTGGGATTCCATGGGACCTAATTGCGGAGGAGAACCACACGgagaaataaaagaaaaaattcaaGAAGATTTTGGATCCTTTAATAATTTCAAAGACCAATTCTCAAATGTTTTATGTGGTCATTTCGGTTCAGGTTGGGGATGGCTAgcattaaataaaaataataaattagtAATTTTACAAACACATGATGCTGGAAATCCAATAAAAGAGAACACCGGTATTCCTATATTAACATGTGATGTATGGGAACATGCTTATTACATTGATTATAGAAATGACAGATTATCATATGTTAAAGCATGGTGGAATTTAGTAAATTGGAACTTTGCTAAtgaaaatttgaaaaatgctttaaataaataa